One genomic region from Verrucomicrobiia bacterium encodes:
- the pgi gene encoding glucose-6-phosphate isomerase has protein sequence MATDTPSLTKRPAWRALGAHYEKIKDTHLRQFFADDSKRGERLVVEDVGLYLDYSKNRVNEETIRLLVALAEECGLRARIEAMFRGEKINVTEKRAVLHVALRTPRDQSIVVDGEDVVPKVHEVLDRMAEFTNRVRSGAWKGHTGKRIRNVINIGIGGSDLGPVMAYEALRHYSQRDLTFRFVSNVDGTDFAEATHDLKAEETLYIVSSKTFTTQETMTNALTARQWALKQLGDEKAVAKHFVAVSTNGQEVAKFGIDTANMFGFWDWVGGRYSMDSAIGLSTMLAIGPDNFRTMLAGFHAMDEHFRAAPFERNLPALLGLLGVWYNNFFGSQTVAVLPYDQYLKRFPAYLQQLTMESNGKSVTLEGAHVDYQTGAIFWGEPGTNGQHSFYQLIHQGSKLIPCDFIGFCKTLNPLGEHHDLLISNLLAQSEALAFGKTADEVKVEGTAEWLVPHRVFEGNRPSNTILIERLTPEVLGKLVALYEHAVFTQGVIWNIDSFDQWGVELGKVLARRITPELRPASETPLKHDSSTNTLIRRYRKLKGNAK, from the coding sequence ATGGCAACGGACACACCTTCACTCACAAAGCGGCCGGCGTGGCGAGCGCTCGGCGCGCATTACGAGAAGATCAAGGACACGCATCTGCGGCAGTTCTTCGCCGACGATTCGAAGCGCGGCGAGCGCCTGGTTGTTGAGGATGTTGGCCTTTACTTGGACTACTCGAAAAACCGGGTCAACGAGGAAACCATCCGGCTGCTGGTCGCGCTGGCGGAGGAGTGCGGCTTGCGGGCGCGGATCGAGGCGATGTTCCGCGGCGAGAAGATCAACGTGACGGAAAAGCGGGCGGTGTTGCACGTGGCGTTGCGCACGCCGCGCGATCAGTCGATTGTGGTGGATGGGGAAGATGTGGTGCCGAAGGTGCACGAGGTATTGGACCGGATGGCGGAGTTCACCAACCGCGTCCGTAGCGGCGCTTGGAAGGGGCACACCGGCAAGCGCATCCGCAACGTCATCAATATCGGGATTGGCGGCTCGGACCTCGGGCCGGTGATGGCGTACGAGGCGCTGCGCCATTACAGCCAGCGCGATTTGACTTTTCGTTTTGTCTCGAATGTGGACGGGACGGATTTTGCCGAGGCGACGCATGACCTGAAGGCGGAGGAGACGTTGTACATCGTGTCGTCGAAGACGTTCACGACGCAGGAAACGATGACCAACGCGCTCACGGCACGGCAGTGGGCATTGAAGCAGTTGGGAGACGAAAAGGCGGTGGCGAAGCACTTTGTCGCGGTATCAACCAACGGACAAGAGGTGGCGAAGTTCGGCATCGACACGGCCAACATGTTTGGTTTCTGGGATTGGGTGGGGGGACGCTACTCGATGGACTCGGCGATCGGTCTCTCGACGATGCTGGCCATCGGGCCAGATAATTTCCGGACCATGCTCGCGGGCTTTCACGCGATGGACGAGCATTTTCGCGCCGCGCCATTTGAAAGGAACCTGCCCGCGCTCCTGGGGTTGCTGGGCGTATGGTACAACAATTTCTTTGGTTCGCAGACGGTCGCGGTGCTGCCGTACGACCAGTACCTGAAACGGTTTCCCGCGTACCTGCAGCAGTTGACGATGGAGAGCAACGGCAAATCCGTCACGCTCGAAGGGGCGCACGTGGATTACCAGACCGGCGCGATCTTCTGGGGCGAGCCGGGCACGAACGGGCAGCACTCATTCTACCAGCTCATTCATCAAGGGTCGAAATTGATCCCGTGCGACTTTATCGGTTTCTGCAAGACGCTGAATCCGCTGGGTGAGCATCACGATTTGTTGATATCGAATCTGCTCGCGCAGAGCGAGGCACTGGCATTCGGCAAGACAGCGGACGAAGTGAAGGTCGAGGGGACGGCTGAGTGGTTGGTGCCGCATCGGGTCTTTGAAGGGAACCGTCCATCGAATACCATTCTCATCGAGCGATTGACTCCCGAAGTGTTGGGCAAACTCGTGGCGCTGTACGAACACGCGGTCTTCACGCAGGGCGTGATTTGGAACATTGATTCCTTTGACCAGTGGGGGGTGGAGTTGGGGAAGGTATTGGCCCGGCGAATTACTCCCGAACTGCGGCCCGCGAGTGAGACGCCGCTGAAACATGATAGTTCCACGAACACGCTGATCAGGCGCTACCGCAAACTCAAGGGGAACGCGAAGTAG
- a CDS encoding YetF domain-containing protein — MWQPSLPWWEFIVRALVVYGFLVVLLRMTGKRQVGQLAPFDLVLLLVLSNAVQNAMNGGDNSVLAGVLSACTLVLVNYLVGLAAYRSKKVEALIEGRPEILIHNGRLYEEVLVREKLTHHELTAALRAAGCSEVAEVHCAMLENNGQISVVAKKDVAASTVTPRRP, encoded by the coding sequence ATGTGGCAGCCCTCTTTGCCGTGGTGGGAATTCATCGTCCGTGCGCTCGTCGTGTACGGGTTCCTCGTCGTGCTCCTGCGAATGACCGGGAAACGGCAGGTCGGCCAACTCGCGCCGTTCGACCTGGTCTTGTTGCTCGTTCTCAGTAACGCCGTGCAGAATGCCATGAATGGCGGTGACAACTCCGTCCTCGCCGGTGTCCTCTCGGCTTGCACGCTCGTGCTGGTCAATTATTTGGTCGGTCTCGCCGCTTACCGGAGCAAGAAAGTGGAAGCCCTCATCGAAGGCCGCCCCGAGATACTCATCCACAACGGCCGGTTGTATGAAGAAGTCTTGGTGCGCGAGAAATTGACCCACCACGAGTTGACCGCCGCCTTGCGTGCCGCGGGTTGCAGCGAAGTCGCCGAAGTACACTGTGCTATGCTCGAAAACAACGGTCAGATCAGTGTCGTCGCCAAAAAAGACGTGGCCGCCTCGACGGTTACTCCGCGCCGCCCCTGA
- a CDS encoding phosphatase PAP2 family protein: MKLPLLTITLATVFLCPRRGPCADQDSSSSLQVLPTTNDTTIASVERRDYLLAYHDEEGPKKYLEWLWKDPINLLTRPVYWHSEQWETFGIEAGITGALFPLDNTVRDAVHDNKTASLDDGLNTVRTITGNGVYFFAASGAIFGSGLIVQNEKLADSGFFAFESVAYAGALEEGVKFVTGRKRPNSARNQYQFEGPGSHAFNSSFVSGEATVAFAFASSVSEVWQNPWVTWPLYGLAGAVGAQRITDNKHWLSDVVGGAFLGHAVGKEIVHFHYSRNVDGVLQPYVTQDTVGLQMTCRF; encoded by the coding sequence ATGAAACTTCCGCTGCTGACCATTACCTTGGCCACGGTGTTCCTCTGCCCCCGACGAGGCCCCTGCGCCGACCAGGACTCCTCTTCAAGCTTGCAAGTTTTACCGACGACCAACGACACCACAATCGCGTCCGTTGAACGGAGAGACTATCTGCTGGCATATCACGACGAAGAGGGACCGAAGAAATACTTGGAGTGGTTATGGAAAGACCCGATAAATCTCCTCACGCGCCCGGTGTATTGGCACAGTGAGCAGTGGGAGACGTTTGGCATCGAGGCCGGCATTACCGGCGCGCTTTTTCCCCTGGATAATACCGTGCGCGATGCCGTCCACGACAACAAAACTGCGTCGCTCGACGACGGCTTGAATACGGTCCGCACAATTACCGGCAACGGCGTTTACTTCTTTGCCGCAAGCGGCGCAATCTTTGGATCTGGACTGATCGTGCAAAACGAGAAACTGGCCGACTCCGGTTTCTTCGCATTCGAATCGGTCGCGTACGCCGGTGCCTTGGAAGAAGGAGTCAAGTTTGTTACAGGACGGAAACGACCGAATTCAGCCAGGAACCAGTATCAGTTTGAAGGACCCGGCTCGCATGCGTTCAATTCATCGTTCGTCTCGGGAGAGGCGACCGTGGCCTTTGCCTTCGCTTCCAGTGTCAGTGAAGTCTGGCAAAATCCCTGGGTGACCTGGCCCTTGTACGGGCTCGCCGGCGCTGTCGGTGCACAGCGCATCACCGATAACAAACACTGGCTCAGCGACGTGGTCGGCGGCGCGTTTCTTGGTCATGCCGTCGGAAAAGAGATCGTCCACTTTCATTATAGCCGCAACGTGGACGGCGTGCTCCAACCCTACGTCACTCAAGATACGGTGGGCCTGCAAATGACCTGTCGGTTTTGA
- a CDS encoding type II secretion system protein, protein MNRRAFTLIELLVVIAIIGVLAALLLPTLGMAKAKAAAVRCTSNLHQIHVAMSLYADEHDEMFPVSGALIPWDQADVTTGLPSWLQQIFPYTKSKTVYHCPLDTRSDFSYFNGARAAYVAAGNKFASLDRRRIAFPQAFVLSGDTGGQATGGSFDPLDADKDDYTQNCVGGPSGGGAVWMNWQRHGAGQNLLFADGHVQWYGGYVASDMTFRYDTMSPW, encoded by the coding sequence TTGAACCGCAGGGCGTTCACCTTGATCGAGTTGTTGGTTGTGATCGCGATCATTGGCGTTCTGGCTGCCTTGCTGCTGCCGACTTTGGGCATGGCGAAAGCAAAAGCGGCTGCCGTCCGTTGCACATCCAATCTCCACCAAATTCATGTCGCCATGAGCCTGTACGCAGACGAGCATGATGAGATGTTTCCGGTTTCGGGAGCTTTGATTCCTTGGGACCAGGCCGACGTGACGACGGGGTTGCCGAGTTGGCTGCAGCAGATCTTTCCCTACACGAAGAGCAAGACAGTCTATCATTGTCCCTTGGATACGCGCTCGGACTTCAGCTATTTCAACGGCGCACGCGCAGCGTATGTCGCGGCGGGGAACAAGTTCGCTTCACTCGACCGCCGCCGCATCGCTTTTCCACAGGCCTTTGTCTTGTCGGGAGACACCGGCGGTCAGGCGACAGGCGGCAGTTTTGATCCGCTCGATGCGGACAAGGATGACTACACGCAAAACTGTGTAGGCGGCCCGAGCGGCGGCGGCGCGGTGTGGATGAATTGGCAACGACACGGCGCCGGCCAAAACCTGCTCTTCGCCGATGGGCACGTCCAGTGGTACGGTGGTTACGTCGCCAGCGACATGACCTTCCGCTACGACACGATGAGTCCTTGGTAA
- a CDS encoding lipase maturation factor family protein: protein MTSVATPPAKPVMVFDGDCNFCRRWIARWQQSTSDRVEYIPFQDPTITLRFPELTREQCEQAVQFIDVDGCIYSAAEAVFRALAVEPCQRWPLWLYQHIPGIAPATECLYRFVARHRTSFSFLTRLFWGEQIEPPTHFLTCWLFLRLLGIIYFIAFVSLWTQIDGLVGSHGIQPAQAFMESARNWANSHGSWDAFRTAPTLCWFSASDTFLHFLCWGGALAAVLATIGIAPAPLLALAWLFYLSLTTVCGEFLGYQWDTLLLETGLLAVFFAPLQFRPGLAREAPPSRVMLWLLRWLLFRLVFASGLVKLASHDTTWRGLTALFYHYQTQPLPTWASWYAQQFPLWFQQFSCGVMFVIELGAPWLIVMSRGLRFVAAGAIIFLMLLIAVTGNYCFFNLLAIALCVLLLDDAALRRWAPRRWRTLSANSRAPRWPWWVTIPLAALVIPMTTMTLLEAFREPIPWPTPMIKLYDTLAPTRSFNPYGLFAVMTTVRPEIIIEGSNDGDHWLPYEFKYKPGDPQKRPSFVAPHQPRLDWQLWFEALRVEIPRPSPTVAFVNLCVRLLQGQPEVLALLQTNPFPTAPPRYLRAWAYEYRFTNFAERRQTGAWWHRRFLREYCPIMELRKNVSENATDHTAALPSRNGPN, encoded by the coding sequence GTGACCAGCGTCGCCACGCCACCCGCCAAGCCCGTGATGGTTTTCGACGGCGATTGCAATTTCTGTCGCCGCTGGATCGCTCGGTGGCAACAGAGCACCAGTGATCGCGTTGAATATATCCCCTTCCAAGATCCAACCATTACATTGCGTTTTCCCGAATTGACTCGCGAGCAATGCGAGCAGGCGGTGCAGTTCATCGACGTAGACGGCTGCATTTATTCCGCTGCCGAAGCGGTCTTCCGCGCACTGGCCGTCGAGCCCTGCCAGCGTTGGCCCCTCTGGCTCTATCAACATATTCCCGGCATCGCGCCCGCCACCGAATGCCTCTACCGTTTCGTCGCCAGGCACCGCACCAGCTTTTCGTTCCTTACCCGTCTCTTCTGGGGCGAACAAATCGAACCGCCCACGCATTTTCTCACGTGCTGGCTCTTCCTCCGTCTGCTCGGGATTATCTACTTCATCGCCTTCGTTTCCTTATGGACTCAAATCGATGGGCTCGTCGGCAGTCACGGTATCCAGCCAGCGCAAGCTTTTATGGAATCCGCGCGAAATTGGGCCAACAGCCACGGTAGTTGGGACGCTTTTCGGACGGCCCCCACGTTGTGCTGGTTCAGCGCCAGCGACACCTTTCTGCATTTCCTCTGTTGGGGGGGCGCCCTTGCCGCCGTTCTGGCGACAATCGGTATCGCTCCCGCGCCGCTGCTGGCATTAGCGTGGTTGTTTTACCTCTCCCTGACGACCGTCTGCGGTGAGTTCCTCGGTTATCAATGGGACACCCTTCTCTTGGAAACCGGCCTCCTCGCCGTGTTCTTCGCTCCGCTGCAATTCCGGCCGGGACTCGCCCGCGAAGCCCCGCCCTCCCGCGTGATGCTCTGGCTGCTGCGTTGGCTGCTCTTCCGACTGGTCTTCGCTTCAGGCCTGGTCAAGCTCGCCTCGCACGACACTACCTGGCGCGGCCTGACCGCCTTATTTTACCACTATCAGACCCAACCGTTGCCCACCTGGGCGTCCTGGTACGCCCAGCAGTTTCCCCTGTGGTTCCAGCAGTTCTCCTGTGGTGTTATGTTTGTCATCGAACTCGGCGCGCCGTGGTTAATTGTGATGTCGCGTGGGCTCCGCTTCGTGGCCGCTGGCGCAATCATTTTCCTGATGCTCTTGATCGCCGTCACAGGGAACTACTGTTTTTTCAATCTGCTCGCCATCGCCCTGTGCGTGCTTCTGCTGGACGACGCCGCGCTGCGTCGTTGGGCTCCCCGCCGCTGGCGAACACTCTCCGCCAATTCTCGCGCGCCTCGCTGGCCATGGTGGGTGACGATACCGCTGGCCGCGCTGGTGATTCCCATGACGACGATGACCCTACTGGAAGCGTTCCGTGAACCGATTCCCTGGCCGACACCGATGATCAAACTCTACGACACCCTGGCACCTACTCGCAGCTTCAACCCCTACGGTCTTTTCGCGGTCATGACCACCGTTCGTCCTGAAATCATCATCGAAGGCAGCAACGACGGCGATCATTGGCTGCCATACGAATTCAAGTATAAACCCGGCGATCCCCAGAAAAGACCGTCCTTCGTCGCACCGCACCAACCGCGGCTCGACTGGCAGTTATGGTTTGAAGCCCTGCGCGTGGAAATCCCCCGCCCGTCGCCTACCGTTGCCTTCGTTAATCTCTGCGTCCGCCTGCTCCAGGGGCAACCCGAAGTCCTCGCGTTGCTGCAGACGAATCCCTTCCCGACCGCCCCACCGCGTTATCTCCGCGCCTGGGCCTACGAGTATCGCTTCACCAATTTCGCCGAACGCCGCCAGACCGGCGCATGGTGGCATCGGAGATTTCTGCGGGAGTACTGCCCGATCATGGAGCTGCGGAAAAACGTCTCGGAAAATGCTACCGACCACACTGCGGCGCTTCCGTCTCGGAACGGCCCAAATTGA